Within Cydia pomonella isolate Wapato2018A chromosome 26, ilCydPomo1, whole genome shotgun sequence, the genomic segment TAAGCAATTCAAAAGAAAAGGACaattgttgatatttttttttctaacattGACATGTTTTGAAAACTTTTAACGTAAGTACGAACCAAATAACCACGTGTACCATAAAGAAACACGTCTacaccaaagaatataatactcacggGTCTATAGTCGCTCGGCAAACGTCTAAGGCGCCTTTGAGCTTTgcttcgacagaggggtaagctcttaaaggcgtctccagttgttaaatcctccaagcgcCCGAGCGCGATCTTAGCAGAGTCGCTCGGTATCGGTTTTTCAGCTCGGGCGAGAAAGACGCGCGCGCCGGGCAAGTCTATACTGACCGTTTTGCGCTTGtgcttgctctgtgtggacccgcctatttctatgttttttgtatgtacatttgcCAATTGTCATCAAATTTGAAGGCGGCTAGTGTTCTTTACAATTTGggtgaaataaaaaagatgttCACATaaccaaatattttattataacaaaattagcCCGGGGGCCACTTAAGCTGACGGCCGCCGAGAATGTGAATATGGAGATGGTAGACGCTCTGGGCACCGTTCTTGCCGTCGTTGATGACCAGACGAAAACCAGACTCGTCCAGACCCTGTAGTGCGGCCACCTTGCGCGCCACGATCAGCAGATGTCCTGGGTAATTAAATGAATTACAACTACCTTCAATAGCAAAACGAATTAGATTCCAATACTTGATATTGTAGACTCTGGCCAGCTTATTGTGTGATAACTAGACAAGCAATTTTCATAacttatttacgaaaaaaaaacctatagaaCAAAATATTATAGCTACGTAAAACATATTTACCAAGTAACTGCTCATCAGAATCTTCAGCCTTGGAAAGCTGAGCGATAGGCTTACGCGGGATCACCAGGATGTGCGTAGGAGCTTGTGGAGCCACGTCGTGGAAAGCTACGCACTGAAAAtaaggcaaaaaaatacaattctgTAATTCCTAAAAATAGGTGTACTCCCATACACCAAAGAGTTCAGAAAAAGTTAAGCACCTGGCAACACAGACCTAACCTTCAAATAAAGGACAATTTTCTGTttgattacattttattttatgatatcgATGAATTTTCTTAATTTCAAGTTATAATATTGAAATTCAGGTTATATTGGGAGAAGGTAATACATAAACTCAAATGTTTGAGATAAACAGCTGATCGAGATGTCACGAGCCGGTACGGATGTGAAAAATCAGAAGGAATAGTGACTTAATTAACGAAATAAGTACCTGGTCATCTTCGTAGACGAATTTCGCCGGAATCTCCTTTCTAAGGATCTTCCCGAAAATGGTATCGCCTCCGGGGGCAGCAGATTGCGCGAGTTCGACTTCTCCAcccgccatattttttactttgtttttttttcgttgacACTTGACAGGCTGGCGCATTACGTTCCATTCTTCGAAATTTGAAGCGATATCAAAacttaaaaagtttatttaaattattaacacgATAATTCTCATGTTTCAAGCTTTTggataactaaaataaaataaattcaggGCCAACTAAACATAACAGCTTGAGTATATTACTGTTTTAAATATCAACTTCAATGCACTTTATACTTATTGCAATTTCATGAAAACCAATAATCAAAACGAATTATTGCAAACAATAGACTGATAAAGTTTTATCAGGTGTTATCATAATCAATGTCTTTATTCACGATAACTTGTCAAATACAAACATAAGTAAGTAATCTATTTTAAATTGTACCTTTATAGTCTAAATAAGTATCTAGTGCTCAGATAAAGTATATTAAGCTTTAAATAATGGCTACAAAAGAATACGCAACTAATTTAAACAGAAACTGTTTTGGTCTTAAGCCCGAAGACTATATTTACGAGGACGATTTGGTATGTACACTggtatattctttattctttgaGGGCATCAATAATAATTAGGTAATGGGTACTtatataaagcccgaccagaaatatatgatcattgtcaagagggcgctgttattttcatgtatagagtgacagttcagtttagtattaaatttttagttccaatgaaattccgcaatatggcgcgtgattatatattactggtcaggctttacatgCATTCATGTAATGAATTACTAATAAATGTGGTTGGCGTGTGTGTGATTTTTGGTAAAGAATATGATGAAATTGGTTATTCCACCCTTTGCGATGGCAGGGGATCACCAGGGGATGCCTAGAGAGTAAAAGTTGTAATTAAATGTATGCCCTTCCCCCCTCCACTTGGCCATCGGCCATATCAACGGCCACTGCAACGGTGACTATTAAAAGTAACAAGTCGCAAACACAATGTAGATAGGTAATCATGTCCTTTTCAGTGTTACGTGTTCGATGAATTATACAATCCGCAAGCCCCAGTCCACTACGTGGTGGCGCCAAAAAAGCGTATTCCGAGACTATGCAGCGCTACAGATGAAGACGAGAAAATTCTTGGCAAGTTCTATTAACCGCAATACTATTGACTAATTATaatcattttaaactttattccgTTGCAATTAGTCTTCAATTGGTGTATTAATCTACGTGGATGTTATTGTTTACTTTGAAGTTTGAATGTCTTTCTGGCGTCGAAAGAAGACGTTTAAAGCCGACCTGCGACCCGAGACACATGCGGGACACCGAGTGCAGCGCTGATTGATTCTTTCttacattttttaatgttttcttaGACATAATCGGGTCGCAGCTTTGTTATATTGTGTTGTGTCAAATGTTTGTGATGTTCATCTTCATTTCATTCCCAGGATAGgggtggcgttcaaagggtttgCCGTGCGTTAATACCTACTATTAAATCGGCTTATATGATCTAtcagtttataaatacttaaatacatagaaaacacccatgactcaggaacaaatatccatgctcatcatccgaataaatgcccttaccaggatttgaacccgggaccatcggcttcataggcagggtcactacccactaggccagacgggtcGTCAAACTAATAaccgctttttttattcatttaacattaaaatatgtttgcaCGCAGGCCACCTCCTCCTAGTTGCTCGGCGCGTGGCCAGGGACAAGCATTTATCGGACGGTTTCCGTGTAGTGATTAATGAGGGCGATGCAGGCGCGGAGCCCTACTTCTGCTTGCAGGTGCTGGGCGGGCGGCAGATGACCTGGCCTTTTggttaataaatcattttcatcAGATACTTAGCTGGTTTTACTTCGCAGAGACGCTTTgcagatagattttcgtacattagGTCTGTTGGTAcatatctctattgcacgcgcgtaattatattgctgtacTTATCGCCTATGATGCCGGTTCTCAATGTCACTATGCgcgtcaatgtacgaaaatataTCTGGAAATCTATCGTGTCTTGTCTCTTCTTTAGCGAAATCCTTATAACCCGATACAAACTTAGTTTGCGCAGAACCAATATCAGAGGGTGATGTTAAAATATACTCCTTATATTAGgcctaccataaaaaaaaatgccatttgaatttgatttcaATAGTGAAGGAAATATGGTTgaattttttgttttgaaatttaacGATACATAAGAAATGCAACATTACTGCAATCTTCTGCCGCCATAGTGCAGCACTAGCTCATATTGTAAACCATACCATAGATTAATTATACACACTaatatgccttaaacagtttttgtaGGAGGTTTGTTAATatgcaataatataatagagaggtagataacgaaattttgattttcgtgtttcgcgttAGACCCTGTGTTTGTGCTAGTAGAACCCTCTACGCATTTTTGCGTAATATCCTgtcctgtctggcctagtagagaccctgtctatgaagccgatggtcccgagttcaaatcctggtaagggcatttattcgtgtgttgagctcagacatttgttcccgagtcatggttgttttctaagtatttatatattatatatatcgttattaTATTGATCTGCGCTCGGGCGATATTTCGCCTGCCGCTCGGCGACGCGTCGTTGACTTTGAAAGGTATTCTATAGAAATCCAGTGTCACCGCGAGGTGTCATCTGCGACTCGCCGGCTGCCATCTTGTACACTtaatttcttcctattcgcacgGGTTATTTACACTGCTCATTTGTTCCAGGCCATCTCCTCATCGTCGCCAAAGATACTGCAATATTCCGGGGCCTCCACAAGACCGGTTACCACGTGGTGGTAGACGAGGACCATAGAGCGGGGACGCTGCGGGCGCTCCATGTGTTCGGGCGCGCGCTGCAGCACATGATATGGCCGACTGGACCCGGAGCCAGGCTTTGATGAGGTTTTGAAAGAGGTCACTATTTCATTGCATTATTTTGGTAGATTCGGAGCGAGATTTGTACGAGTTAAGAGTTTGGAAACTACTGTTCTACTCCTCCTCCCCCcccccaaaaaaaaacaaaatttcttaaaatttaagaaaatttgttttttcattACACTGTCCTTCTACAATTGGTTAGTGTGAAAAATGGTACTCATAAATCTATGCTTAATTTAGAAAGCTGGGATGGGATCTTACAAAGATAATATTTTCTTCATAGGTAAATACAAGGTGGAACAAAAATATTGTGGAGCCATTTAACCATTTGAACGCATCAGCGAAAACGTCACTATATATGCCAAGTAAGGTTACGGGCGAAAGCGAGCTAATGTATTtcaaagtgtgaaggttacgtTGTCCACGGCGCTGTGGGTACGACTATaaatctgtatctttaggtatttaaatagaggtaaacaaacaatttgtacattttcgggcagtcataacatttattggtaACCAACTAAATACAagaccgcctggatctgtcactggacgattttaacctacattatttgatcatgtaatattttgtaatgttttcatctaccctcgaCTGGCTTAAGGaaccatttgagggtagattttgattacttttatttaaatacctaaagatacagagtatagttacgacgcctttatgtgttcttggcgttcaaaaggttaagtgcATATTgttctacttttttctaatCAGAAAATGATACCGAAtatcttaaacggatccccactatttttgttacaccctgtatagTCAGTAAAATAgagtgtaaataaaatatatcagaaTTATAACAAActgaattatattaaattacaatcaCATAACATGAGCTACTTACAGCGTACACTGACGAATTTAAACCGTCGTGAAACAATCTAACACTTAAGCTTAAGTATTGGTTTGGACTCAACTATCTCCTTGGAGTCCTCTGCTTTATGAGTCAACTCAATTTGTCAGACTCTAGTCATTAAGTCGAAACTTGAGTCCTTATCAAGACCTAAATCTTTTGTAAAGACTTGAGCCCTTTGAAGAGAACTCTCAAATTACGtacaaaagttttctaaaagACATTGTCTCCACATTAAATTCATTGGTTATGTTATgcacaaatcattaaaaaattacaattttcctTTGTAGATAAAACCTGTACAAGACGAAGCCTATTCGAAAACTCGAGTCGAGTCGTTTTAAGTTGCATTTAAAAagctcaataaaggactcgactcgagAGTTCGAGACTGAAGTTTTTAAATCGCAGCGTCGTTTAAATCgtggagttcttcaaatttcGATTTCAAAGACTCCAGTTCTTACCAAGTCTAgtttaactcacgtattttagtcactcgcgcgacatgttccGAAAAGCCAAGGTCACTAGAGCCTTCTTCAAGCTCTAACAGTGCGAGTTAGCGTTCACGATGGCCGCGAGtacgtgagttaaaccgtaTAATTAGCTTACACTAGGGAATATGCAGATCACAGTTTTACACATGTTAAATAATAGCTCGACTGAAAAACTGCCCCTCGTATATGTATAGAAGCAAtgttattataaactgaaatagatgtcatagactatagaaaaagtgaccaaattCTCCGGCGGCCGAGGCTGGAATCAAACCGGCATCTTCGGCTTACGTGGCTAACACCCTGACCACTAGGCCACCCGCCACCCGGTTACCAAGtgtttaaatttgttatatacactgtgggcccatataacccgacagattttaaaggtgtattcttgaccgcatttagagactaaaatgtcatacaaagttttctgaaattggtcttgttttagagataatgacaattcttgtgaaaatgtgtttctgtaataactcagtgaaaaCCGCCTTCTTGACTGCGACGCTGGCACTATGTGACTTATTGGTTTAGACATAACtatactgacagacattaaagttctAAAAGAAACTCGCAaaatttatctgtaaataaaaaaactacttattcgtagcaatgttttttttgcttA encodes:
- the LOC133532194 gene encoding adenosine 5'-monophosphoramidase HINT1; protein product: MRQPVKCQRKKNKVKNMAGGEVELAQSAAPGGDTIFGKILRKEIPAKFVYEDDQCVAFHDVAPQAPTHILVIPRKPIAQLSKAEDSDEQLLGHLLIVARKVAALQGLDESGFRLVINDGKNGAQSVYHLHIHILGGRQLKWPPG
- the LOC133532195 gene encoding adenosine 5'-monophosphoramidase HINT2-like, which codes for MATKEYATNLNRNCFGLKPEDYIYEDDLCYVFDELYNPQAPVHYVVAPKKRIPRLCSATDEDEKILGHLLIVAKDTAIFRGLHKTGYHVVVDEDHRAGTLRALHVFGRALQHMIWPTGPGARL